A window from Schistocerca gregaria isolate iqSchGreg1 chromosome 8, iqSchGreg1.2, whole genome shotgun sequence encodes these proteins:
- the LOC126285077 gene encoding uncharacterized protein LOC126285077, giving the protein MCVKHVNLPSYPTALSSCEWAWTLPRPLLPNSSCTAEDNTPRRIAPLVSASNFSGYTNKVERERGVESGESRAGSRERGVESGESRAGSRERGVESGESRAGSRERGVESGESRAGSRERGVESGESRAGSRERGVESGESRAGSRERGVESGESRAGSRERGVESGESRAGSRERGVESGESRAGSRERGVESGESRAGSRERGVESGESRAGSRERGVESGESRAGSRERGVESGESRAGSRERGVESGESRAGSRERGVESGESRAGSRERGVESGESRAGSRERGVESGESRAGSRERGVESGESRAGSRERGVESGESRAGSRERGVESGESRAGSRERGVESGESRAGSRERGVESGESRAGSRERGVESGESRAGSRERGVESGESRAGSRERGVESGESRAGSRERGVESGESRAGSRERGVESGESRAGSRERGVESGESRAGSRERGVESGESRAGSRERGVESGESRAGSRERGVESGESRAGSRERGVESGESRAGSRERGVESGESRAGSRERGVESGESRAGSRERGVESGESRAGSRERGVESGESRAGSRERGVESGESRAGSRERGVESGESRAGSRERGVESGESRAGSRERGVESGESRAGSRERGVESGESRAGSRERGVESGESRAGSRERGVESGESRAGSRERGVESGESRAGSRERGVESGESRAGSRERGVESGESRAGSRERGVESGESRAGSRERGVESGESRAGSRERGVESGESRAGSRERGVESGESRAGSRERGVESGESRAGSRERGVESGESRAGSRERGVESGESRAGSRERGVESGESRAGSRERGVESGESRAGSRERGVESGESRAGSRERGVESGESRAGSRERGVESGESREMSKEVTVVKDVQAINTAWHKLSIEEC; this is encoded by the exons atgtgtgtgaagcATGTGAACCTCCCCTCATATCCCACTGCTCTGAGTTCCTGTGAATGGGCTTGGACACTGCCACGCCCCCTTCTGCCCAACAGCTCATGCACTGCCGAGGACAACACACCACGTCGCATCGCGCCACTCGTCTCTGCAAGCAACTTCAGTGGATAC actaACAAAGTAGAgagagagcggggagtcgagagcggggagtcgagagcggggagtcgagagcggggagtcgagagcggggagtcgagagcggggagtcgagagcggggagtcgagagcggggagtcgagagcggggagtcgagagcggggagtcgagagcggggagtcgagagcggggagtcgagagcggggagtcgagagcggggagtcgagagcggggagtcgagagcggggagtcgagagcggggagtcgagagcggggagtcgagagcggggagtcgagagcggggagtcgagagcggggagtcgagagcggggagtcgagagcggggagtcgagagcggggagtcgagagcggggagtcgagagcggggagtcgagagcggggagtcgagagcggggagtcgagagcggggagtcgagagcggggagtcgagagcggggagtcgagagcggggagtcgagagcggggagtcgagagcggggagtcgagagcggggagtcgagagcggggagtcgagagcggggagtcgagagcggggagtcgagagcggggagtcgagagcggggagtcgagagcggggagtcgagagcggggagtcgagagcggggagtcgagagcggggagtcgagagcggggagtcgagagcggggagtcgagagcggggagtcgagagcggggagtcgagagcggggagtcgagagcggggagtcgagagcggggagtcgagagcggggagtcgagagcggggagtcgagagcggggagtcgagagcggggagtcgagagcggggagtcgagagcggggagtcgagagcggggagtcgagagcggggagtcgagagcggggagtcgagagcggggagtcgagagcggggagtcgagagcggggagtcgagagcggggagtcgagagcggggagtcgagagcggggagtcgagagcggggagtcgagagcggggagtcgagagcggggagtcgagagcggggagtcgagagcggggagtcgagagcggggagtcgagagcggggagtcgagagcggggagtcgagagcggggagtcgagagcggggagtcgagagcggggagtcgagagcggggagtcgagagcggggagtcgagagcggggagtcgagagcggggagtcgagagcggggagtcgagagcggggagtcgagagcggggagtcgagagcggggagtcgagagcggggagtcgagagcggggagtcgagagcggggagtcgagagcggggagtcgagagcggggagtcgagagcggggagtcgagagcggggagtcgagagcggggagtcgagagcggggagtcgagagcggggagtcgagagcggggagtcgagagcggggagtcgagagcggggagtcgagagcggggagtcgagagcggggagtcgagagcggggagtcgagagcggggagtcgagagcggggagtcgagagcggggagtcgagagcggggagtcgagagcggggagtcgagagcggggagtcgagagcggggagtcgagagcggggagtcgagagcggggagtcgagagcggggagtcgagagcggggagtcgagagcggggagtcgagagcggggagtcgagagcggggagtcgagagcggggagtcgagagcggggagtcgagagcggggagtcgagagcggggagtcgagagcggggagtcgagagcggggagtcgagagcggggagtcgagagcggggagtcgagagcggggagtcgagagcggggagtcgagagcggggagtcgagagcggggagtcgagagcggggagtcgagagcggggagtcgagagcggggagtcgagagcggggagtcgagagcggggagtcgagagcggggagtcgagagcggggagtcgagagcggggagtcgagagcggggagtcgagagcggggagtcgagagcggggagtcgagagcggggagtcgagagcggggagtcgagagcggggagtcgagagcggggagtcgagagcggggagtcgagagcggggagtcgagagcggggagtcgagagcggggagtcgagagcggggagtcgagagcggggagtcgagagcggggagtcgagagcggggagtcgagagcggggagtcgagagcggggagtcgagagcggggagtcgagagcggggagtcgagagcggggagtcgagagcggggagtcgagagcggggagtcgagagcggggagtcgagagcggggagtcgagagcggggagtcgagagcggggagtcgagagcggggagtcgagagcggggagtcgagagcggggagtcgagagcggggagtcgagagcggggagtcgagagcggggagtcgagagcggggagtcgagagcggggagtcgagagcggggagtcgagagcggggagtcgagagcggggagtcgagagcggggagtcgaga GAGATGAGTAAAGAAGTAACTGTTGTTAAAGATGTGCAAGCTATTAACACTGCTTGGCACAAGCTGTCAATTGAAGAATGCTAA